ACTATAAACATTTACACCTGAAAAGTGATATGGCTAGTTCTTTGGAAGACATTCGTGGAAACAGCTTCTTTGCAAAGTAAGGGTAAGGTTGTGTACGATAGACGTTTCACTCCGACCCTCGCAAAGCAGGGAGCCTTTGTTGGCTTGAGGTCGCTCTTTTACTTGTTTCCCTAGACAACCTAGAAGAATTATTATGCCTACAGCCTGACCAAACCAGAGGGAATATGAAAACTGGATTCTGCCTGCCCTAATTGCTTCGGTCATATATAGAATTGAAGGTCATAGTAGCAAATGAAGTGGTGGCGGTttctgatgaagatgatgaattCATAAACCTCCCTGAGGCGGATATCGTGTAAGATGGATTTTTTGCTTTGGCCTTTTCTCTGTCGCATTCTCTTTGCTCCATAAATTCAGAAAGCAGTCCTGGTTTGGATATCTGCCCCTCATTCACATCTAATGCACCCGTCAGCATTTGAACAACGGTAGACATGGATGGTCGGAGCTTGGGCATGTCTTGAATGCAGAGAAGGCCAATCTTTAGGAATCTGCAAGCCTCCTCAACGTCAAAATTTCCATTCAATGAAGCGTCTACCAACTCCACCAGCTGCTCCTTCTGATGATGTTCCCATGCCTGCAGCAGGAACTTGGATTTGGTTAGTCTGCTCAAGATTCTAGTAGTAATTGCAAAGTTATTATTCAATACATGTTCCAACAAGAGATGATGACTAGCTGGGGCATGTAGCTAtctaaaacaagaaaagcagAAGTTTAGAGGAAAAATATTAGCCCTGTTTGAAAATAAATGCGAAGTTGCAAGGAATACGCATTTGATGCCCATCCTATAAACTAGCACTTCAAGCATTCACTTGATCAAGAATTTGTATGGCAGGTTCATCAAGGTTCATCACCCCCGCGCATGTTAATGTTATAAATCTTTTATCAGTTATTTAGCGTTACTCTAGTATATAGAACAAGGAAAAGTTATAAACCAGTCCAAAAGCTTTCAATTTAGTCATGGAATGCAATATTACAGAAAGGTCCATACCAGTGCAAGAAGATATTGTTCTTTGGGTGGTAAATGTCTGTTTGTGTTACACCTCCCACATACAATTTCCAACAGTAAAACGCCAAAACTGTAGATGTCTGATTTCCTTGTCACTTGACCTCGTATCGCATACTCAGGCGCCAAGTAGCCTCTGCAGAAATCAAACAGGGAACCATACATGTCAATATGATTACAAGTAATTTGATAAATGTAAAAAAGAGAacgtagagagagagggggagagagaagtGAAAATTTATGGGCGGGACATCAATTAGTTATATTCTCGGATAAACTTACTGAAAGAGACTAGCACTGGAAATGGCAAACTTACGTTGTTCCAGCAACACGAGTGCTAAGATGGGTCAAGTTCGGTGCGATAAACTTTGCAAGaccaaaatctgaaatttttggTGAGAGGTCTTTATCAAGGAGAATATTGCTTGCTTTAATGTCTCTGTGAATAATATGAGGGCTAACCTCCTCATGGAGATAAGCGAGCCCCCTTGCAACACCAATGCAAATTTTACACCTTGTAGGCCAAGTAAATTGGATACCGCTGTAGCCTCTACCTATAAAGTACAGAAGGATTAGGTCCTTACCAATACAAaatcattcattcaattaaggaACAAGTGACATTGCTTACCCAGAAGTGTTTGTGCTAGGCTATTATTCTCGAGATAGCCATAAACCAATATTCTGTGATCTCCTTCTGCACAGCAACCATATAGCTTAACTAGGCTATCGTGTTCAATGGTTGCAATCACCTCGATTTCTGTCAAAAATTCCCTCGACCCTTGACTAGACTCTGCTGACAATACTTTTATAGCCGCCAAAGTGCCATCCCTTAGTGTTCCCTGATCAAACacattttgaaataatttcttAGCCCGTAGAGgtaaaagtaaacaaaaaagtCTTTAGCACAATTAAGTACTCAAGACCGAGTATTCCTCAAAACTCATAAGCAAATAACTTTAGGAGCAATTACCTTGTACACGGAGCCAAAGCCTCCCTGACCAATTTTATTTGCTTTACTGAAGTTCTCAGTGGCAATTTGCAGTTCCATGTAAGTGTACTGTTTGACATTCAAAACGCCTGAAACCACTGTACCCACAGGAATCTATTAGACTCTTTTTGGTAGATGAAGATAGAATGGTAAACCTCTCAAAGAAGTTAGGTCCCTTTTTGTTCAAAAAGATGACAACCAAATTCAAGTTAAAGCTAAGACTTACTAACAGTGTTTAGTTCAACAGCAGGTAAGttgaacaaagtaaacaaaagaaGATTTCATCCAAAAAAATATTGAGTGCGTAATAAATAGTAAAATCAAGTAAAACATAAGTAGTCTATTTAGCATGACCATTTGACTTCGTAAAAGGGCCAGGTTCCAAGTTCTGAAAGAAGCCTGGTCAtccataaaaagaatgattatcTGAATGGAAGCAACTTGGTAGTTTGGGCTTTAAGTAGTCGCAGACTTAAAACGGGTTCATAAATCAGTAACGCTAATGAAATTAAAGCGCTTAACATAGAAAATGCTCCTCCCATTTGAAGATCCATGAATGAACTAGAAAAGTCCTCCACTCATTTCACAATTGCACTGAGCAGCTAATTTGACAGATGGCATTGTGCCTAAGTAACTAATACTGACACTGAAAGTATGTGCATAATCTCTATAAATTGAACGACAGAATAAACACATGCACAGTCTACCTTCATCGATTTCAACAGGCTGCTTAACAAGGGAAGCTTCCTTCTTTTTAAACAAGCAAGAGAAACAAGACATCACCAGCTTTTTATGTTGGCCAATATCACCAATCAATCAAAATCCTTGCCCTGTCAAAGTACACAAGTAAACATAAACTTTTTGTTATATAACTACAACTGCATGATCTGTAAGATTTAGGAGGAACACAGATGAGCAATCAGGAAAGCATTAGTCATTATTCGTTTAGATAAGAAGAAACtctaaaaaaaaagtgaaacttATGAACTCAAATTGCAAATCAAGGTGACTTCTTTAATCTACATGTACTATCTAGCAACTGGTATAGATGACCCGCAGCATTGTCAATCATTGCCTGAACTATGATTAAAGATGCTTGCATATGCGCTAGCCACGTGCTTACCAAAACTCACTGTAATTTCAGTAGCAAAGTTTTGAGTAGTTGCTTTATAGCTTTTACAACCTACGTATCGGAAAAATCCAGAAGGGACTTTTCGAAAAAGGAAATCTCTTCAAAAAAATAACCAGTAAAAGGAAGTTTGCACATCCTCCGTCCCACATGATAAGTTTTAACTATAGCCTACACCAGTTTTCTATGAAACATTCAATGCTCCTTACTTAAGGCatcaaaagacaaaacaaaataaaaatcctACCCATCTGAACTGCCAGAAGTTAAGGGGAAACACTAGAGAGATACCCCGACACAGTAAGGTCTGGGACTGCACCGAGTAATGCCATAGACTCTTATGCCCTATAAGATCAATCAGAAGTTCAGGTCTCTAGCCTGAGTCGTTCAGTTGAATCGATTA
This window of the Malus domestica chromosome 03, GDT2T_hap1 genome carries:
- the LOC103444893 gene encoding cold-responsive protein kinase 1-like, giving the protein MSCFSCLFKKKEASLVKQPVEIDEVVSGVLNVKQYTYMELQIATENFSKANKIGQGGFGSVYKGTLRDGTLAAIKVLSAESSQGSREFLTEIEVIATIEHDSLVKLYGCCAEGDHRILVYGYLENNSLAQTLLGRGYSGIQFTWPTRCKICIGVARGLAYLHEEVSPHIIHRDIKASNILLDKDLSPKISDFGLAKFIAPNLTHLSTRVAGTTGYLAPEYAIRGQVTRKSDIYSFGVLLLEIVCGRCNTNRHLPPKEQYLLALAWEHHQKEQLVELVDASLNGNFDVEEACRFLKIGLLCIQDMPKLRPSMSTVVQMLTGALDVNEGQISKPGLLSEFMEQRECDREKAKAKNPSYTISASGRFMNSSSSSETATTSFATMTFNSIYDRSN